The following proteins come from a genomic window of Candidatus Zixiibacteriota bacterium:
- a CDS encoding D-alanine--D-alanine ligase yields MKIMVLMGGTSAERDVSLASGEAIVKGLKDAGHQVLAIDTSKGYKLPEDQTRFLPNGVKAEPPDVKALQTEGKKVALKTIESFSLSDV; encoded by the coding sequence ATGAAGATAATGGTTTTAATGGGCGGGACCTCGGCTGAGCGGGATGTCTCTTTAGCTTCAGGAGAGGCAATAGTAAAAGGGTTAAAAGATGCAGGTCATCAGGTTTTGGCGATCGATACGTCAAAAGGATATAAGTTACCCGAAGATCAGACCAGGTTTTTGCCGAATGGGGTCAAGGCCGAGCCGCCGGACGTAAAGGCTCTACAGACCGAGGGGAAAAAGGTGGCATTGAAAACGATTGAGTCATTCAGCCTTTCGGACGTCGA